In the Setaria italica strain Yugu1 chromosome VI, Setaria_italica_v2.0, whole genome shotgun sequence genome, one interval contains:
- the LOC101753436 gene encoding uncharacterized protein LOC101753436 has protein sequence MAWNLEAAKPKVLESKMFERERRMPEEGERGVLKAEQDEPEAPPVHSQVRRIKQEDEAARELLLRLQLLEMRPATGFREPAARQTSPSPLRRAGGAADLAVAAAPRRRRAGHLGGGGGLIEPLHVLRLPQLEALSRAEHCK, from the coding sequence ATGGCTTGGAACTTGGAAGCAGCAAAGCCAAAAGTTCTTGAGAGCAAGATGTTTGAGAGGGAGCGGCGGATGCCGGAGGAAGGTGAAAGGGGCGTTTTGAAGGCGGAGCAAGATGAGCCGGAGGCGCCGCCGGTCCACAGCCAGGTGAGGAGGATCAAGCAGGAGGACGAGGCGGCCAGGGAGCTCCTCCTCAGGCTCCAGCTGCTGGAGATGAGGCCGGCCACCGGCTTCCgcgagccggcggcgcggcagacctcgccgtcgccgctgcgccgagccggcggcgcggcagacctcgccgtcgccgctgcgccgcgccggcggcgggcaggccatctcggtggcggcgggggactGATCGAGCCTCTCCACGTCCTGCGCCTGCCTCAGCTTGAGGCTTtgagcagagcagagcattGCAAATAG
- the LOC101753852 gene encoding THO complex subunit 4D has translation MSYYARRGGDRGTGRIQGSGGKGGHALRGRSGLPPRGPLGVSSRPSARTIAKSFSRTKDMTWRPDLFSDSMAASGIETGTKLYISNLDYGVSNEDIKELFSEVGHLKRFAVHYDGYGRPNGTAEVVFTRRSDAIAALKRYNNVLLDGKAMKIEVIGSDLGLPMTPRINVVGASNGRATRTVVMTPEFSQRGRGSSSRPLSNPSNRFNNRGGFQAGRGRGQFQARGRGRGQFQARGRGRGQFQGRGGRGRKPEKTADELDKDLESYHAEAMKTD, from the exons ATGTCATATTATGCCAGAAGGGGTGGAGATAGGGGTACTGGCCGTATCCAAGGAAGTGGTGGTAAAGGTGGACATGCCCTGCGTGGAAGATCAGGACTGCCTCCTCGAGGACCTCTCGGGGTTAGCTCCCGACCGTCTGCACGCACAATTGCTAAG TCATTTAGCAGAACCAAAGACATGACCTGGAGACCTGATCTGTTTAGTGATAGTATGGCGGCTAGTGGAATAGAAACTGGTACAAAACTGTACATTTCAAACTTGGACTATGGGGTTTCTAATGAGGATATAAAG GAACTATTTTCAGAAGTTGGTCATTTGAAACGCTTTGCTGTTCACTACGATGGTTATGGCCGCCCAAAT GGCACTGCAGAGGTGGTGTTTACACGGAGGAGTGATGCAATTGCTGCACTGAAGCGTTATAATAATGTTCTACTTGATGGAAAAGCTATGAAGATAGAAGTCATTGGAAGTGACTTAGGATTGCCCATGACACCTCGTATAAATGTTGTTGGGGCATCTAATGGCAGAGCTACAAGAACAGTTGTTATGAC GCCTGAGTTTAGTCAACGTGGCAGAGGTTCAAGCAGTAGGCCTTTAAG TAATCCGAGCAACAGGTTTAACAACCGTGGTGGTTTCCAAGCTGGTCGAGGCCGTGGTCAGTTCCAGGCTCGTGGCAGGGGCCGTGGACAGTTCCAGGCCCGTGGCAGGGGCCGCGGTCAGTTCCAGGGCCGTGGTGGCAGAGGGAGGAAGCCTGAGAAGACCGCAGATGAGCTGGATAAAGACCTGGAAAGTTATCATGCCGAGGCCATGAAAACCGATTGA